TCAGTCACACGCAAAGAATGACAAATGGGTAAGTTTAGTTGGACCATGTAGAGATCAAGCTCTCTTAATTTTTGGTTTGAATAAAAGTGCATTTGATAATGTAGTTAGTTCTGATGCCTTTTGCCTGTTGACGCTTTCACTCCAGATAATTGCAGCAGTCTGCATGTTCCTTTCTGCCAAGGTTGAGTCTACTCCAGTGGATTTGAAAACCCTCATTATTACTTCTGAAGAGATCTTACACAAGAAGGTTATTGCAGCTGAGCAGAGACAGGTTTTTCTTTCAGATTCCTACGTACAACCCTCCTTAATTGTCCCCATTTCAACTTTTGATTACAGATCTGTTTCTTTTTCTCAGGGAGTATATGAACACTACAAAGGGCTTGTATCAAATGGAGAGAAGCTTGTTCTTTCTACACTCAACTTTGATCTCAGTGTTGATCTTCCTTTTGACATTCTTATCCAAGCTATGAAAAAATTCATCCTTGACGAGGCTACTCAGGGGAAATTTCCTTCAGCTGCATGGAAATTTGTCCAAGATAGGTATGAAACTGAAATGGTCCTTCGAAATCTCTGAGAGGCCTTGCTTTATTTCATACATTTTGCAGTTTCTGGACGACACTCTGCCTACAGTATCAGCCTCGTCACATAGCAGCTGGTGCTTTTTTCCTCGCTGCCATGCACATAAAAATGGACGTGAAATCACATGGAGAGAGCTGGTGTCAACATTTTGATATCACGCTTCATCAACTAAATGGTATTTGATGTGCTCTGGAGTAGAGACCTTGTTGCTTCGGTGTATTTATCATTCTTTTTTTTTTCAGATATCAGGGGCCAAATGGGTGAGCTCTATCATGGGAAAAAGCGTACTCCTACCTCTACTGGAAGCATAGGGGAAACGAGTAACACTGGAGACGTAGTGCAGCAGCAACCTGTTCCTACGGATAATTGTCCAAGCTCTGTAATTGAAGGAGGCTCATCGAGTGTCGCTGATGGTTCACTGCAAGATCAGTCGAGGCCCGAAGGAGTTGAAAAGGACAGCCCAGACCGTGAAGCTGGAGATAATCAAGAAGACAGTTGATGTTTGGTCGTTGACTATGGTGAAATAGTGGTTTAGATTTTTAGGTGGAAGAAGGGTTTTGTTCATGGAGATAACTAAAAGCTTTAGTGGTATATAGTATACGGTGAGTTTGGGGAAACAACTATTACAGTATTATATTTCATCCAACACTGGATGGTTTCAGTTTCAAGAGTTTTTTGTATGGGGTTTTCATTACTTCGCTTCATGCTTAACCGTTAGTTTTTACTTTGTAGTCTTAAAGAATTGTAAATATAAAATACATTTGAAAATGTTCTTTTTCGTTTCTTCAAAATTACTAATGTGTTATAATCAATCGATGGATGTCCATAACCGGTCCGGTCCATAACCGGCCCATACGCTTAGAGAGAGAGGCGGCCGCGAGACTTAGAGAGAGAGAGATGCGGCTACATGGAAACTCAATTTCCTTTTCCCTGTATGATTAAGATTTCTCTTTTCCTTTATGTTTATGATTTGTAATCTTTTCTTTTATCTATCTTGTAATCCACTATATAAAGGGAATACTTTATGATTAATAAAACACAGAAACTTACAGCTCTAAATCCTAAGTTTCAAAACACGTTATCAGCACGAAACTCTAACACCCTGAGCCTAAAACCTAATCGATAAAACCCTAACCCTAAACCTAACCGGCGATCGCATCTAACCATATTCCCGATCGCGTCTCTTGTTCCTGCAAGACGTTCCAGCTCGTGTCCACCTGATCAGCTCCAGCCCCAAGGCGTTCCTGATCCTAGACGACCACAGCTTCCCGTTCACATCAGAGCCGCTCGCGATCCCGACTGCAACAGCTCGCGTTCCCCGATCAACCGCTCGCAACCTCAGCACCATTCGCGATCCGATAGGAAGCAGCCAGCTCGCGTCCGTTCCAGCTCGCTGTCCAGCTCGAGGTTCTCTCTTGGTGGTCCGGTTTCTACAATCTACTAACCTAAGGTAATTCGAATTCTAAGAACATGAATCGAATCTGGTTGATTGTAAAGAATGAAACCCTAAAATATAACCTATAAGATAAAGCCATAGGACAATAGATCAAAACCCTTGATGAGTAAATCGAAGCTCTAAAAGTTCGATGAGTAAATCGAAGCTCTANNNNNNNNNNNNNNNNNNNNNNNNNNNNNNNNNNNNNNNNNNNNNNNNNNNNNNNNNNNNNNNNNNNNNNNNNNNNNNNNNNNNNNNNNNNNNNNNNNNNNNNNNNNNNNNACTAAACCCTAATTCGAAAAATATTGATTGATTAAAACTTATTGATTTATTGAAATTGAATTGATCATCCTGAATTTGAAATTGCTTGTTAATCAAATCGAAAACCTAAAAACCCTAATTCTGAAAATCGATTTTGATTGTTTGAAATTGAACATTGATTGGTTGATTTGATCACCTAGAACTATTGTTAGGAATGTTTAAACTCGAATCTAATTGTTTGGCTTGTTTAAACTAAAACCCTAATGACCTAGTTTAAGATTATTTTAAATCAAAATCTAAAACTACATATTAGGTTAAACTGTTCTAGACTTGATTATACTCGTTGCCGTGTGGCCTTATTGCATTCATACCATAATAATCTGATCATATTGATTGATTACAATTGCACTTAGAACTTATTCTAGGAATGGTATTGAATCAAACCAAATAGCCGTGTGGCTTGTTCTGTTTCTTGGCCGAGAGGTTTCTTGTTTTGTTTGCATCTCGTATGAACTGATAGAAACCATGTTAGGATTGTCTAGTAGCCGTGCGGCTTGTTGTCTACCTTGGCCGTGTGGCTTCTTCTTGGCCGTAAGGCATAAACCTTGGGTATTAGGCTTACTTGATTGTTTAAACTTAAAACCCTATTCTTTTAAACCCTATTCCTAAAAGATCTAAAATATATTAATCTATGATTTCAGATGTCAAAAATCAGTAACCTGGATTTTGCTGCCCTAAATCTCTCTGGAGATAATTAACTTCAGTGGGCGCTTGATGCTAAGATCATCCTGAAATCCAAGGGTCTCGGTCAATGTATCATCGAAAACAATAATGCCAATGAAAAGGATCGTTACAGAGCCATCTTGATCATTCGTCATCATCTAGCTGAGAGTCTTAAGGATCAATATCTAAGCATTGAGAATCCACTAGATCTTTGGACTGAATTGAAATCGAGATATGATCACCAAAGAACGGTGATCTTACCAAAAGCTCGGTTTGATTGGACGAATCTCAGGATCCAAGACTATAAGTCTGTGGACGAGTATAACTCTGCACTGTTTAAGATCGTTTCTAAAATTAAACTGTCTGGTGAAAGTATTACGGATCAGGATATGCTTGAGAAAACCTTTTCCACTTTCCACACAAGCAATGTATTGTTACAACAACAGTATCGTGAGAAAGGTTTCAAAACCTATGCTAATCTTATTTCTTGTCTCTTGCTCGCTGAGNNNNNNNNNNNNNNNNNNNNNNNNNNNNNTTCAAACCTCAACACTCGACCAACTCAAGTAAACCAGTGTGCCATAGATGTGGTATGGGTAATCATTGGGATAAGACTTGTAGGACTCCCAAGCATCTAGTTGACCTCTATCAAGAGAGTTTGAAAGGGAAGAATCCTGAAGCCCATATGACTTATCAAGATGCTGAACATGACTTCGATCATGAAAAGGACGATCTTATGGATTATGAAACTTCAGATTGTCTTAAAGTCTGAATATTGATTTCGACATTTGTAATCTAAAAATTCTATGTTTTGATGTTTCTATGTTGTCATTTCTTTGAACTTGAAAACTTAATAAGAAATGAAATGATTTTATATATGAAGTTTCTAAGTAGCATCCTTTTGAAATGAACGAGAACAAGGATGTACTCGTTGTGGACAGTGGATCAAGCCACACGATTTTAAAAGATAAGAGATACTTCATAAACCTAACTCTGAAAAACGCTACCATCTCCACCATTGTGGGTATTGCTAGTCTCATAGAGGGGCATGGCCAGGCCAATATCCTGTTGCCTATGGGTACACATCTTGAGATATCAGATGCCTTGTATTCACCCAACTCTAAGAGAAGTCTATTAAGCTTTAAAGACATTCGATTGAATGGCTATCATATTGAAACCAAGGGCGAAGGACACAAAGAGTTCCTCCAGATCATTGTCGCCCAAGGTCATAAGAAAGTCTTAGAATCCATTCCCGCACTATCTACTGGTATTTACCATGCTAAAGTCAGTATGATCGAGGCCAATGCCATTTTTAATAAAGAGGCAATCGACAATTTCACTCTATGGCACGACCGGCTTGGCCATCCCGGTTCGNNNNNNNNNNNNNNNNNNNNNNNNNNNNNNNNNNNNNNNNNNNNNNNNNNNNNNNNNNNNNNNNNNNNNNNNNNNNNNNNNNNNNNNNNNNNNNNNNNNNNNNNNNNNNNNNNNNNNNNNNNNNNNNNNNNNNNNTTGCCAGGTTACTTGCTCAGATAATTAGATTACGAGCTCATTTTCCAGATTTTCCTTTAAAGACTATATGCCTAGATAATGCTGGTGAGTTCACTTCCCAAGCGTTTAATGATTACTGTATGTCCATGAGGGTAAGTGTGGAACACTCCGTGGCACATGTACTTACACAGAACGGCCTGGCCGAATCATTTATAAAACGCATATAGCTCATAGCTCGACCATTACTCATGAGGTCGAGACTTCCGGTCTCAGCGTTGGGACATGCCGTCCTACACGCGGCCGAGCTCATACGCATCAGGCCTCTAGTAAACACAAATATTCCCCATCATAATTACTCATGGGTCACGTGCCAGACATTTCCCATTCTAAGACTTTTGGCTGTGCCGTTTTTGTTCCAATAGCTCCACCACAGAGAACAAAGATGGGACCTTNNNNNNNNNNNNNNNNNNNNNNNNNNNNNNNNNNNNNNNNNNNNNNNNNNNNNNNNNNNNNNNNNNNNNNNNNNNNNNNNNNNNNNNNNNNNNNNNNNNNNNNNNNNNNNNNNNNNNNNNNNNNNNNNNNNNNNNNNNNNNNNNNNNNNNNNNNNNNNNNNNNNNNNNNNNNNNNNNNNNNNNNNNNNNNNNNNNNNNNNNNNNNNNNNNNNNNNNNNNNNNNNNNNNNNNNNNNNNNNNNNNNNNNNNNNNNNNNNNNNNNNNNNNNNNNNNNNNNNNNNNNNNNNNNNNNNNNTAAGAATTGATGTTCAAGAGGGACACAATCAAGTTGCTACAAAGTCTAGACAACGTGTGAAACATGGTAGACCAATAGATTCCAAAGATAAGAACCTTCGAAAAAGAAAGAAAGGTGCAGAAAATGAAACCGAGGTTCATAAGACACCAGACATGGCCGCGGCCGATCCAGCCCGTGATTTGGCCGCGTCCAATACGACTTTAGACATGGCCGGACCTGATGCCACTGATGTAGCCGGACCTGATGTGCCAAACAATGATTCTTGGGACGCCAAGATTCATGGTACTGATGGTGCATATAATAATGAGATCTCAATAAACTATGTCTTGTCTGGAAAACAATGAAACAGAAAACATGTCGACATTGATGATTTATTTGCTTATGAAGTAGCACTTGAACTTATGGATAACGAGGATTATGAACCCACGTCTTTATATGAATGAATGCAACGACCAAATTGGCTTAAATGGAAAGAAGCCATAAACGTGGAGTTAGAATCATTGAAAAAAAAAGTGTATTTGGCCAAATAATCCGGATACCTCATGATATCAAACCAGTTGGATACAAATGGGTCTTTGTGAGGAAAAGAAATGAGAATGGTGAAGTCGTGAGGTATAAATCCCGACTTGTTGCACAAGGATTCTCACAGAGATCAGGAATAGACTTTGAAGAGACATACTTCCCTGTGGTGGATGCTACGACCTACAGATTTTTAATAAGTCTGGCCGTGAGAGAAGGTCTAGATTTACGGTTAATGGATGTTGTAACCGCGTACCTATATGGTCCACTGGATAATGAAATCTATATGAAAGTCCCAGAAGGTATCGAATTGGAAAACAAAGAGAGTTCTCGAGAACAAAATTGTATTAAGTTGAATAAATCTCTTTATGGACTGAAACAATCCGGACGAATGTGGTACAATAGACTCAGTGAGTACCTAGTAAAAGAGGGATATAGAAATGACCCTATCAGTCCATGTATTTTCATTAAGAAATTCGAAAATAAAGGATTCGTGATCATAGCAGTGTATGTTGANNNNNNNNNNNNNNNNNNNNNNNNNNNNNNNNNNNNNNNNNNNNNNNNNNNNNNNNNNNNNNNNNNNNNNNNNNNNNNNNNNNNNNNNNNNNNNNNNNNNNNNNNNNNNNNNNNNNNNNNNNNNNNNNNNNNNNNNNNNNNNNNNNNNNNNNNNNNNNNNNNNNNNNNNNNNNNNNNNNNNNNNNNNNNNNNNNNNNNNNNNNNNNNNNNNNNNNNNNNNNNNNNNNNNNNNNNNNNNNNNNNNNNNNNNNNNNNNNNNNNNNNNNNNNNNNNNNNNNNNNNNNNNNNNNNNNNNNNNNNNNNNNNNNNNNNNNNNNNNNNNNNNNNNNNNNNNNNNNNNNNNNNNNNNNNNTTACCTGCAAGGAACGAAAGACTTGGGTCTATATTAAACATAACAAAGATGGTTTAGTTGGCTTTGCTGATGCAGGATATCTATCAGATCCACATCATGCTCGATCACAGACATGATATGTCTTTACACATGGAGGTACGGCCATTTCATGGCGTTCCATGAAACAAACCATCGCGGCCACATCATCTAATCACTCGGAAATCTTGGCCATTTATGAGGCAAGCCGCGAGTGTGTTTGGTTGAGGTCGATGACCCAACATGTCCGAGCTGATTGCGGGATGTCTGAGGAAAAAGAGCCAACCGTGATGTATGAGGACAATGCTGCATGCATTTCTCAGCTCAAGGACAGCTACATCAAAGGAGATAAGACGAAGCACATATTACCTAAGTTCTTTTTCACGCACGAGCTTCAGAAAGCCGGCAAAGTCCTGGTCGTCCAAGTAAGGTCCATCGACAGTTTAGCTGACCTATTCACTAAGTCACTCCCGACTTGCACGTTCATGAAACTCTCGAATCAGATTGGGATGCTTAGGCTGAAAGACCTCCACTGAGGTTCACATAAGGGGGAGTAGTATGTGTTGTACTCTTTTTCCTTCATCATGGTTTTCTCCCACTGAGTTTTCCTGATAAGGTTTTAATGAGACAACATTAAGCGTATTACAATCCCTATATGGTTATGGCATCCAAGGGGGAGTGTTAAAAATCAATTGATGGATGTCCATAACCGGCGCGGTCCATAACCGGCCCATACGCTTTGAGAGAGAGAGACGGCCCAACCCTAGAGAGAGAGAGAGAGGCGGCCACGAGACTTAGAGAGAGAGAGAGAGAGAGAGAGAGAGGCGGCTACATGGTTTAGGAGAAAATGAAACTCAATTTCCTTTTTCTTGTATGATTAGGATTTTCCTTTTCCTTTATGTTTATGGTTTGTAATCTTTCCTTTTATCTATCTTGCAATCCCCTATATAAAGAGAACACTTTATGATTAATAAAACACAGAAACTTACAGCTCTAAATCCTAAGTTTCACAACATAATGAAATTTATTGGATCATGGATGAATTTTTTTGTGAACACTAGCATTTTTTATTAATATACATGAGATGCACACATACAATATATATATTATATATAACATGTGTTTTGTATTAGGGGTGGACAAAAAAACCGAACCGAACCGAGTCGAACCGAACCAACCGAACCGAAACCGATTCAAACCAAACCAAAGTCTATTTCAAACCATCCGGTTGAAGATTTCTCCAACCCGAATGGTTTGGTTCGGTTTGGTTTTAAACCGAACCGAACCGAAAAACTGATGTGTTTTTGTAATTATTTAAATTAAAAATATTACTAATACCAATATACTAAAATTCGTATACTAAACCCACATATTTTCCATTTTTTCATTCATTAGCATATATTATTCTAACCTAATATGTAATCATCAAAAGATTTGATTTAAAAAATAAATAAAGATATAACTAAATGCTTGTATAGTTTGTGAATAACATATACAATTTTTTGATTTGTTGTAGGTTTTTTTTATGATATCACATGGAAGATAATTCACTGAGTATTTTTTAATGGTTTAAGAGACATTACCAATGATGTTGTTTTTTAACTTTAGTTAACTTTCATTTGTATTAATTCTTACATACTTTTTGTAAACATTTTAAAGATTTTTGTTTCACTTTTATATTGAATTTAGTTCACACAGATTTTGTTTACATAATTTATGTTTTAAAACATAAATTTTCTTTAAAAAATTTAAACTAGGAAAAACCTAATTAAACCGATCTAAAAACAAACGGAACCGAACCGAATACAAACCAAACTGAATATAAACCGAACCGAACACAAACCGAACCAAACTAACTATGGTTTACTTCAGTTGGAAAAATACTATAACCGAACTAACCAAACCGAACCGAACCCGGACCGAACCGAGAAAATAACCGAAGTGCCCACCCCTAATTAATGGGAATATCATAAAAAAAGGGTTTATAAATAGGTATAAAAAGGTAAGGAAACATATCACTTTGAGAGCTCGCTCTAGTATGATGGAAACATATTTTTTGAGAGCTCGCTCTAGTATGCCAACCAAATTCGTTAATTCGTGTAGTTGATTCAGCCAATACGATCCGGTTAAACTCTTTATATTTTTTTGGATTTCTACAAAATAAATCATTACAGGGTGAGTTTATTTGTATATACAATTTTTTATATATATTTGATCATTTTATTTATACATACACAATATTTTTTTGTTGTTATTATATAATTTCTTTCCAATGGACCAGATCAATTTTTATTAGAAATTGTGGAACTAAACTATAATTAATATATCATGGGTTGATCGGATTGAACATTAAACAAATTATGACATAAAAACTTTATTTTTTTCACCGAACACATTTTTCAAAAAAGTGAACAGTATTGTTTCCACAATTGAATTATTTTAACATATATCTTCCATATGGTTTTGAAAGGTTTCGGATCAACCAATGAATTGATACATGTCATTTTAATGGTTTTAGTCGTATGCTTAAGGAAAACTTACATTTTTGTATAACTTATAAGAAAAAATCTAACATATAAAAAAATATAGCACATAAGGTTTTCTAATTTTTTTAACTAAAAATCGTTTAAAAATTTAAATATATAAATAATTAAAATATAACATATAAGGTTTCTTTATTTTTGTAATTTAAATTCATTTTAAGTTTTTTAAAATATAACATATAAGAAAAAAATTATTTTTTATTATATGGTTAATGCGATTGTTTAATTTTTTTAATAATATAAATTAAACAAAAATGAAGAATGATGCAAAAAATTGTTATCAAATATTTATTATTCATAGTCATTAATTGTCATATATATGTTAATCATATTAGATAATTCCGTAGTTTTTATTTAAGGAAATAATATACGGTTCTTATATTTTGGGTTAATATAATATTTTCTAGTAATTAGATTTGGACCAACACTTTTTTTCAATTGATTTATAAGCTGACACGTGAGATAAATTGACTTCTTAATTAAATGATAGTTAAACATGATCACTTTTTAATTAGTCCAAACTTAATGTTACAACTTTTTAAATGGTTCTCAATAATATATAATATATAGGGATATTCCCAATAAAACTTTGAAAAAGTCGAGATGTCTTTTAAGTCTTTGTATACTATGGTAAGGTAAGTTAAAGATTGGTCTTTAATTAATGGGAATATCATAAATAAAAGTTTATAAATAGGTATAAAAAGGTAAGGAAACATATCACTTTTGTGTTTAAACTTAATTTTTTCCTAAACTTTAGTTTTTGGGAATTACGATTTTGAAGTTTTAAATTTATGCGTGTTTTCGAATGTAACTACTTTTATTAATTAAGGAAAAATCTTATTAATTGTTTAATGGAATAGCATATGAACATAAATAAATTACATAATAAGTTAAGACTTAAGACTTAAGGAGTCGCATTATTTAATAGGAAAAAATAATTTTAGGGGGGGGGAGAGAAGAAAGCTTAAATAGACGCATTGAGCACATCTGTACCTCACCAAAAGTCGAGAGAGAGAGAGAGAGAGCAGTCTTTTTGATAGCAATTCTCGAATTCGATTCCGAAGCAATCCATGGCTGAAATTGCGAAGGAAGTGAACGGTGGCGATGCTAGGGATCTCCACTCGCTTCTCTCTTCTCCGGCGAGGGATTTCCTCATTCGTAAAAACGGCGAACAGGTAATAAACATTGTTTCTCTTTTCTCTCAATTGATTTCAACTTGTATTGATTCTCTAGATTATGCTTCGCAAAGTGTTGTGTTCTTCTGGTTGGTTGATGGTTTCTCTTTAGGTCGTGTTCTCTGGAGTGAATTGCAATTAGAGTTTTGAGTTTAATGAATTTGATGATGTTTGCAGGTGAAAATTGACAGCTTGAAAGGGAAGAAGATTGGGTTGTACTTCTCAGCTGCGTGGTGCGGACCATGTCAGCGTTTCACTCCCCAGCTGGTGGAAATATACAACGAACTCTCTTCCAAAGTTGGTTTCGAGGTTGTCTTTGTCTCAGGGGATGAGGATGAAGACTCCTTTAAAGACTACTTCTCCAAGATGCCGTGGCTCGCTGTCCCCTTTACTGATTCCGAAACCCGTGACCGCTTGGATGAGGTTTTTAAGGTGAGGGGGATTCCCAACCTGGTGATGATTGATGACGAGGGTAAACTTGTGAATGAGAATGGTGTTGGTGTCATTCGAAGCTATGGAGCTGATGCTTATCCTTTCACACCCGAGAAAATGAAGGAGATCAAAGAGGAAGAGGAGAGAGCGAGGAGAGAGCAGACTTTGAAGTCTGTCTTGGTGACTCCTTCTCGGGACTTTGTCATTACTCGAGATGGAAACAAGGTACCTTAATGCAAGTTTTTTGGCTTTGTTGACTTAATGAAACTGATCACAATTGCGTATTCTTTAGGTACCTGTATCGGAACTCGAAGGGAAAACCATCGGCCTTCTCTTCTCGGTGGCATCTTACAGGCAATGTAAGGAGTTTACTTCCAAGCTTGAAGAGGTCTATAAGAAGTTGAAGGAGAATAACGAGGATTTTGAGATTGTGCTCATATCTCTTGAAGATGATGAGGATGCTTTTAAGCAGGACTTTGACACCAACCCATGGCTGGCGTTGCCGTTCAATGACAAAAGCTCGTCGAAGTTGACTAGGCACTTCATGCTGTCTACGCTACCGACCTTGGTCATTCTCGGACCCGATGGAAAGACCCGCCACTCGAATGTTGCTGAAGCTATTGATGACTATGGAGTTGTTGCTTATCCTTTCACTCCGGAGAAGTTTGAAGAACTCAAGGCGATAGAGAAGGCAAAGCTAGAGGCTCAAACACTCGAGTCTCTTCTTGTCTCGGGTGATCTCAACTACGTTCTCGGAAAAGATGGGGCTAAGGTAAAAAAGCTTTATTTACCCTATGAAGCTTCTAATCACTTCGATGTTGATATGAACTTGGCTGAACTTGTCAGGTGCTTGTGTCTGAGCTGGTGGGGAAGAACATTCTTTTGTACTTCTCAGCTCACTGGTGTCCTCCATGTCGCGCTTTTACACCAAAGCTTGTGGAAGTTTACAAGCAGATAAAGGAGAAGGATGAAGCGTTTGAGCTCATCTTCATCTCCAGTGACCGGGACCAGGAA
This sequence is a window from Brassica oleracea var. oleracea cultivar TO1000 chromosome C1, BOL, whole genome shotgun sequence. Protein-coding genes within it:
- the LOC106312668 gene encoding probable nucleoredoxin 1 yields the protein MAEIAKEVNGGDARDLHSLLSSPARDFLIRKNGEQVKIDSLKGKKIGLYFSAAWCGPCQRFTPQLVEIYNELSSKVGFEVVFVSGDEDEDSFKDYFSKMPWLAVPFTDSETRDRLDEVFKVRGIPNLVMIDDEGKLVNENGVGVIRSYGADAYPFTPEKMKEIKEEEERARREQTLKSVLVTPSRDFVITRDGNKVPVSELEGKTIGLLFSVASYRQCKEFTSKLEEVYKKLKENNEDFEIVLISLEDDEDAFKQDFDTNPWLALPFNDKSSSKLTRHFMLSTLPTLVILGPDGKTRHSNVAEAIDDYGVVAYPFTPEKFEELKAIEKAKLEAQTLESLLVSGDLNYVLGKDGAKVLVSELVGKNILLYFSAHWCPPCRAFTPKLVEVYKQIKEKDEAFELIFISSDRDQESFDEYYSQMPWLALPFGDPRKTSLARTFKVGGIPMLAALGPTGKTVTKEARDLVGAHGADAYPFTVERVKEIEAKYTEMAKEWPEKVKHALHEEHELELTRVPVYICDQCDEEGQIWSYHCDECDFDLHAKCALKEDANINGDDAVKEGGGEPQDGWVCDGNVCTKS
- the LOC106296281 gene encoding cyclin-T1-2-like, with translation MFPGEDRWYFSREEIDNNSPSRRDGIDLTEETRLRKAYCSFLKDLGRRFKLHQATVATAMVFCHRFFLCQSHAKNDKWIIAAVCMFLSAKVESTPVDLKTLIITSEEILHKKVIAAEQRQGVYEHYKGLVSNGEKLVLSTLNFDLSVDLPFDILIQAMKKFILDEATQGKFPSAAWKFVQDSFWTTLCLQYQPRHIAAGAFFLAAMHIKMDVKSHGESWCQHFDITLHQLNDIRGQMGELYHGKKRTPTSTGSIGETSNTGDVVQQQPVPTDNCPSSVIEGGSSSVADGSLQDQSRPEGVEKDSPDREAGDNQEDS